The Pyrus communis chromosome 12, drPyrComm1.1, whole genome shotgun sequence genomic sequence TCGAAAAAGGATCTCTATATTCTCAGTAGGACTAGTATATCACAGTAAGAACCAACAACCCCGATAGGAGAGACCAATCATCTcttttctattaattaatgaaaccctaTTTGTCAATCAAAATAGGATGAAAAGACTACTTAGTCTTTTATCgcacaaaaaaatgatgggcaataatgtaatttcacatgtccaaattttactattttttattgaagtctcaCCTACagatgatgttaaaatatcttcaatattaaaaaaaaaaaaaaaaaaaaaaaccttccacTCACCCCacgtgctctctctctctcattccctccttagtttctaaaaaaatatgtttatacacacaaagtgtgtaggcaattgcttgtgtgcgtgtgtgtgtgtgtatatatatatatatgtatgtatgaatgtatgtatgtatgtatgtatttcaCAATTACATCTTCCTTTCAAAGATGCGGTTGCCATCAGTTTGCTTGGGTTTCAACTGCTGTAGTTTCAAATTGATAACCACCTTAAGTTTCCCTCTAATATGGTATTAATCCGGTGTATTCCATATTATTGAGTCCATATGAAATACAATCTTTTTACTTAATATATTTACATCTACATTATGGTTTAATGACACTCAAAAGTCATTCTTACAAGATTATCTAGTTCACTCCTTTTGCTGTCTTGAGTATGTCACACCTTCAATTTCATATGTTCCAGTAGGTTTTTACCGTCGAGTTTGCTGGTTACGACGTGTTTAATATACTCCTCGCTGCTTACGGTCTTGTAGTTTGCTGCATTATCCTTGACAAGATCTGCCAAGGGACCAATCGCGGTCCTCATATTCGGGCTGTGAAACGCTGCAATTGAAAGCCGTTCCCTTTCTGTGTTCACCACAGCTCTGTGCTCTATGCTCTTATACTCTCCATTACTCATTATCTGCAATAACAAAGTAATATTATATGCTAAGTGAAATCTACTCGTTAAATCAGTAGTTATACATTCAGTTACACATAACTCGTCCTATAATGCAGTAAAGAAATGTGTTTCATGTGTCGTATAATAGTATTCCACTCAATATTCATCGTATACCTCAATGATGTCGCCAATGTTGACGATGAATGCACCGGGTACCGGTTTAACGGGTACCCATCTGCCATTTTTCTTGATTTGTAAACCTTGAACTTCGTTAACTTGAACTAATAGAGTCAAACCCACAGAATCTGAATGTGGAGTGAGACCCATAACCCTGCTAGCTTGCTGACAGGGTGGATAATAATTCATCCTTAGACCTTGCGTTCCATCCTCGAACATGCTTGCCAGCTCCTCTGAATCGAGCCCCAGATTCTTACTTATCAACTTCCATAGATAGAGTGTGATTTGTTGAAGTTCCTCCGAGTACTTATCCAGTGTCTCCCTAAAGTTAGCAATATGACCAGGAAGAAGTACATTTAGTTCAATGGATAAAAAACCTAAAGTAAAAGTAAAAGAGTTGAATGTTCTTCTGTTTCAGGTTTTGAAGTTTGATGGAGTCTTAACGAAATATAGATGCAAGAGGCTCGTAGCTCAAGTGGTTAAATAAGAGCATTTACCACTACACCGAAGGTTTCGTGATTGAATGTTTGATTAGGTCAAAATTGCTTGTAGATTTACACGATTTACCTGAAAGAAGTGGGGAGGGTAGGCCAGAATGTGAGATTTCTGACGGAGAGCGGTTGTGAGAGTAGGAAGAGCATGTCTCCCCAGTCAAGTTTTTGGTCTTCAGAAACTACAAAGGCTTGGCCATAACCTTCAATATGATTTGGCAGCTGTGCATAAGTCTTCTTTACTTCTAGTGGCAGCTGGAAGAACTCCTCAGTGTCACTCTTCATTTTCTTAATCACTTCTTCTGGTACATCATGATTGATCAACTGCATCAACGACGCAATTTTATATCAATGAATTGAATTGCGATTGTAAAACCTTACGAGTAATACAAGACAACTCAAGTTTTGGTTTTAACGGAGTATTGAACATATGATCTTAGATGCAAGAGTGAATGCTTTTCAACTACTTGCATCATGATGAATTTAAAGATGGGAATTGTAGAATATGTATACCTGAAAGAAACCCCATTCCTTACAAGCCAAATGAAGTTTAGCtaattcatcatcatcatcatcatcattaagCTTGTTCATATCAACAACTGGAATTTGAAGCGAGTCCTCAACGGAAGCTGGCTCATGTTCGATTTCAGGCCGGATGTATCGGGGTGGTATTTCTTTCAAGGTGTTGGAAGCAAGAGCTTGAACATTCTCAACTGGTAGAGAACCGCCCAAGTCTTTTCTGCTGAATACTACCTCATCAGTTTCCATTCTCACACCACTAATCTGAAACTCTCAAATTCTGTTGTGTATATAAATTATGTACTTTGTGGACGgcatttataatttatttggatctttttatttaatttgtgaaAGCTTGTCTACATATGGCCTGCAATTCGTGGATTGCTAGTTTGTTTTCATGAAAGAAACAAAGATGcttcaaacaaaaacaacacaGAAAAAGAATCTATATTCGGCCAAAAACGACAATTTCTCCGGCCTGTCTCTTTCGCAAACACATACAACCCcaacatttttgttaattcgACCACACTTACGGCAGCGTGGCAATATATTTCTTACCAGATGACCCTACAAGTCGGACCACACGATTGACATCATTATAATTCGAGTATTATTTAAATGTTGTAAGGGGCTAAGAAGTCATAAACACAGTCATAGATCAGCATGAAATAGTAGAAATACAACGTAAACTAATATTAAACACTCTTGAGCCTCTGAGCTCCCTCAACCTCCATGCATTTCTTATTAATTAGGTGTTGACGAACCTACAATTCTTTCTGATCTCTCCATGGCTTCCAGTGAGTACATTGATATTTCCCATCTTGATCATCGACTCTGCAAACGAAGCGAAGAACAATTTCTCATTGGATGCGTAAGCCCACACCTGCTTTACTATCTCCCCTTCATCATCTTGTGTGACCAACACATTATCAGACCCCAGCAAGCCCTTTCCTTGGAGTAAGTTGATGTAATAATGGTTGTCAAATCTGGTTGGTGTTTGATGATCAAGCGGTGCTAGGTCGTGGTCCCTCCCCGATTCAGGGCATATGGACCTTAAGATTCTTCGAAAGGTTGTATATCGCTTGTATTTATCGTGCAATTCATATTCTCCTCTCAGCTGCACATCATACACCCTCTGCCTGAAACTCAAACATTGTGCCTCTCCCATTGTGTGGCTACCTGATAAGGCAACCAAGTCTCCTATATCAAGGCCCTGTTGTTTGAAATTGGCAATGAGAGTTTCTAGAGAGGAATTCGGAGAAGGGATGAACTGGTTGGCACCGCTGAAGCTTGCTTCCAGCGAGTCTCTCCTGCCTAGCCACACATTCCACCGTGGTCCGCCTCTCTTTtcatgagaagaaaaaggaaaatgtgtAACGAAAGAAATACAGTTTGAGAAACAGTGTAATGCTACATGTACCACATTTACTGACTATATTTTTTGATCGGTCACGCTAAAATTTACTGCAAGTTGTTACGTATTACAACATTTGTTCAAGAGAGGAACGTACCAGTGCAACAGCATCACGGGCAGCCAAGGCTAGAATGTCAGCACATGAAACTGTTCCTGGACAAGCCTCTTCCAGGAGATACTTTATCTCATCAACAACCTTAAATCCTCGTAAAGACTTGTGGTTGGGGCCGGCTTGTTTCTCACTTGTTATGCCTCCATAGCTATCCAAAAGAACAGATGCATCGCACCCCTAAAGAATCGAAAACATTAacgaaaaatagaaagaaggcAAAAAGTACGTAAACATTTTGTCTTTCCTTATGCATGTAATTTGCTATGTCTCTCATCACATATATTTAACTCCGCGAAAGAGATGGAaagagggaggaagagagagaggtgtAACCATGACAAAACAATCATGAAAGTGCAGTCGAAGGAGGGAAGCAGCCATTCGAGGATCTTTAGCCACTGCAACCGCAACACTACGGCTCACAATCTCTTCCGCCAAAGGGCACTGTTCTCTATAGTAGTCAAGAACAAGAGGTCCATCTTCGTCATTCAGCGGTTCAGTGCCCTGCAAAACTACTGCTGCCAGTACtaaactcaagaaaatcctCCACATCATTGAAAAAAACAGGATTAATGTTCAAGTAACATCATCTAtatgcatatatgtatatactagCTTAATCGGTGGCTAGGTCTTTCAGTGACGTTTTACTCTACTTTTTTTCAAGATGTTTCTTATCCATATTTTCAAACCAACTTAACAATAAAAAACATTCCCTTTTTAGGTTTTGTTAAAAGTTGATGCAACGACTCTACCTAATTGTATCCCATAAGATTTAACAAATCTCATTAGGCAAGTTGTTTCAAGGGTCTTCCAAAGGTCGCCTAAGGTCTAGGTTGCACGGACACGAACAAGGATATTATCACACGCAATACGATGATtcgttaaattttaaaaaataaagacaCAGACACAACTAGGACattgtgaataaaatataataaatattacATATACTCAAAACAATATTTCAAATCATAATACAACAAAGTAAATAGAGAGAAAGAAGACTGAAGAGAGGACTAAAAAGATGACTGGACAGAGGACTTGAGTGGAGGCGCTGCGAGAGAGGAAGACTAAAAGAGGATTGAAGTCTAGAGCAGGGGTTGGGGTCGTCTTCAGGTTTTAGAAGTTTTGATATTTATAAAAATGCCCCAAAATATGTTgttaattttacaaaaatgcccctaaTGTGTCTTGACCATGTCCAAACCATGTTGGGGATGTGTTTGAGGCATGTCGCGGTGTCTGACACTCCGACACTTCAGGGTTTCGGAGTGTCCAAGAAACCTAGACGAAGATTGCTTTGTATTTTAACTTTCTCACATGACATTGTGTGATTGATTTGGAACACCGTCAACTTTACGTTTGCACTTTGGACTATGCCTAGATCTACCAATTAAGTTTAAGCCCACTAATAGCAAATAGTACGCGTGGAATACTATTCCTAGTACTGTCACCAGTAGCTCTTTTGTGCCTGATTGAAGAGAAGCATGATTCTTTACCGACTTGTAGCTCAAGTGGCAGCGAGTAATTACCCCCACACCCGACGGTCAGGTTCGAATTCCCAGCTTCTCAGTTGACCTCTTACATTCGGGTGATTTGAAAAGCCAAGATACGCATCCAAACCGAAAAAACATAGTGCAACTTCCATGTTCTATTAATCACAACCCAAATGTTCAAACTACACATAAACGATCGAAAAAGAGAGAACAAACAAACATCCGCAGACACTCTGTAGACCAATCAATCTACAcaaaatcgaacaaaaaaaCACCACTGTTTAAGTTCAATATCTAAGAAAGAAATACGCTTTTTTTTTTACGTTGATGTTTGATGTATATATCTGTAACTTGGTGTTATCCTAGCTATTGTTTTACTTTTGCACACTGGTATGACAGTAATGGTGTTTGCGAGCAGCATCTTGAATCCAGTGTGTCCAAAAAGGTGTCAACTTTTCAACCTTGTCAGCATGATCCCCAATTCCCTGCTCGAAAGATATGTCTGTTAAAATGGGCGTGCAACACCAATGACATTATGTTTCTTGTACCGCAAAAAAGCAAGAACTGAAAGATGTTCGGTCAGCAACCATTTGGTTAAAACTTCTTTACCAGTTTACAGAACAAAAGATTTTAAGTATTTCCTTGGTTCATATTGACTGAGTTACCAATACTcttcagaaaagaagaaaataagacaTTCTCGAGCAAGTTACCTGGTCTCTTATAATTAAGATTCTAAATCCTCATATTCGTCCAGGAATATCTCAGGATGTACTGCTACGCTAGTACAATTGAGAGCTCGTTGCAGCTTCCAGTGATCTAGGACTTCAACTTCAACCATGAAGGTTGAGCTAACCGGTCGATGATCTGAAAGCTTTAGTT encodes the following:
- the LOC137710984 gene encoding peroxidase 20; this encodes MMWRIFLSLVLAAVVLQGTEPLNDEDGPLVLDYYREQCPLAEEIVSRSVAVAVAKDPRMAASLLRLHFHDCFVMGCDASVLLDSYGGITSEKQAGPNHKSLRGFKVVDEIKYLLEEACPGTVSCADILALAARDAVALRGGPRWNVWLGRRDSLEASFSGANQFIPSPNSSLETLIANFKQQGLDIGDLVALSGSHTMGEAQCLSFRQRVYDVQLRGEYELHDKYKRYTTFRRILRSICPESGRDHDLAPLDHQTPTRFDNHYYINLLQGKGLLGSDNVLVTQDDEGEIVKQVWAYASNEKLFFASFAESMIKMGNINVLTGSHGEIRKNCRFVNT
- the LOC137711330 gene encoding S-norcoclaurine synthase 1-like produces the protein METDEVVFSRKDLGGSLPVENVQALASNTLKEIPPRYIRPEIEHEPASVEDSLQIPVVDMNKLNDDDDDDELAKLHLACKEWGFFQLINHDVPEEVIKKMKSDTEEFFQLPLEVKKTYAQLPNHIEGYGQAFVVSEDQKLDWGDMLFLLSQPLSVRNLTFWPTLPTSFRETLDKYSEELQQITLYLWKLISKNLGLDSEELASMFEDGTQGLRMNYYPPCQQASRVMGLTPHSDSVGLTLLVQVNEVQGLQIKKNGRWVPVKPVPGAFIVNIGDIIEIMSNGEYKSIEHRAVVNTERERLSIAAFHSPNMRTAIGPLADLVKDNAANYKTVSSEEYIKHVVTSKLDGKNLLEHMKLKV